TAGATGAGCACGCTTTGCTCCAGGTCCAGCCAGGTCCAGGCGCGCAGCAGGCCCAGCGGGAACACGCTTTCGACACGGATACGCGGCGCCTTCAGCCAACCACGGGCTTGTGATGGCAGCGCCAGCTCCAGCTCGCTGTGACCGTTGCTGGCCACGTCGCGGCACTGCAGTTGCTCGCGGCTCCAGCCCACACCAATGGCCTGGTGCGACTGGCCGGTGCTGTCCAGACGCAGGCGCAGCAGCACGGTCTCACCGACGAACACCGCGCGTGTCGCGCTGGCACTGAGCACCAGCGCACTGAGATTACGGTAGGTGTGCAGGATGGCAAGCACGCCCAGCGACAGCAGCAGAAAGGTCAATGCATAGGCCAGGCTGTTCTGGTAGTTGATCGAGGCCAGCAGCATCAGCACCAACACCAGGGCGAACGCTGCGCCGCTGCGCGTAGGCAGGATGAAGATGCGCCGGTGGTCGAGCACCACCCGGGGCGCCGCCGGAATGCGGCGGGCCAGCCAGCGATGCCAGAACGGCTTGAAGGGGCCGATCACAGCACCGGCACCTCGCGCAGCAACCACTGCACCAGGGCGTTGCCACCATGCCCGGTGGGGTCGCTGCGCTCACGCAGGCGATGGCCGACCACCGCAGGCAGAATGGCCTGGACGTCTTCGGGAATGACATAGTCGCGATTGAGCAGCAGCGCCCAGGCCCTGGCCGCCGCCAGGATCGCCAGGCTGGCGCGGGGCGACAGGCCGAAGGCGAACTGCGGCTGGCTGCGGGTGGCCTCGACCAGACGCAGCACGTAGTCGACCAGCGCATCGCTGGCCCGCACCTGACGTGCCTGGGCCTGCAGCAGGCCCAGCTCGGCATGGTTGAGCAGCGCCTGCACCTGGGGCA
The Pseudomonas sp. DTU_2021_1001937_2_SI_NGA_ILE_001 DNA segment above includes these coding regions:
- a CDS encoding DUF58 domain-containing protein, yielding MVAARGAGAVIGPFKPFWHRWLARRIPAAPRVVLDHRRIFILPTRSGAAFALVLVLMLLASINYQNSLAYALTFLLLSLGVLAILHTYRNLSALVLSASATRAVFVGETVLLRLRLDSTGQSHQAIGVGWSREQLQCRDVASNGHSELELALPSQARGWLKAPRIRVESVFPLGLLRAWTWLDLEQSVLIYPQPVAGRIPLLAGVQPHAEDDGQLTRGQGVDDYQGLRNYVPGDNLRRLHWKAWSRGQGLLVKEFSDLSGHDLCLDFMAMAGDIEERLSRLCYWVLELSQRQQPFALRLPGYEVAADSGEGHRDTCLRALALYGVRP